One genomic region from Pongo abelii isolate AG06213 chromosome 4, NHGRI_mPonAbe1-v2.0_pri, whole genome shotgun sequence encodes:
- the LOC100458189 gene encoding uncharacterized protein C5orf60-like isoform X1 yields the protein MPRAQLPEDSSAVDMDILFPLDSVTETELCPSPIPQIIHFVLFIVFSLVILIILCPYIPREPSSVPPREENSENDQGEVGEWLSIGNKSITLKDCRVLLKELENLEVYTFRLEKCLRKLPGGEQLPLPSKPRPPEQVVQTRPLKSSLARLPSRETPHAGRWRQEPHFPQPERANAAGCTRHQNPRHSHGRRTPDIHEQLGIS from the exons ATGCCCAGGGCTCAGTTGCCTGAGGACAGCAGTGCAGTTGACATGGATATTCTCTTTCCTCTGGACAGTGTTACTGAGACAGAGCTGTGCCCCAGCCCCATTCCCCAGATCATCCATTTCGTCCTCTTCATTGTGTTTAGCCTGGTGATCCTGATCATCTTATGCCCCTACATTCCCAGGGAGCCATCCTCAGTGCCTCCCAGAGAGGAGAATAGCGAGAAT GATCAAGGTGAAGTGGGGGAATGGCTCAGCATCGGAAATAAATCTATCACTTTGAAAG ATTGCAGAGTTCTCTTGAAAGAACTGGAGAACCTTGAGGTCTACACTTTCCGGCTGGAAAA GTGCCTGAGGAAGCTCCCTGGGGGAGAGCAGCTTCCACTGCCTTCTAAGCCGAGACCGCCTGAGCAAGTTGTTCAGACGAGGCCCTTGAAGAGTTCACTGGCCAG GCTTCCTTCTAGGGAGACGCCACATGCAGGCAGGTGGAGGCAGGAGCCGCACTTTCCTCAGCCTGAACGTGCCAACGCTGCTGGATGCACAAGACACCAAAATCCCAGACACTCCCATGGACGCCGCACACCCGACATCCACGAACAACTGGGAATCTCCTGA
- the LOC100458189 gene encoding uncharacterized protein C5orf60-like isoform X2, giving the protein MPRAQLPEDSSAVDMDILFPLDSVTETELCPSPIPQIIHFVLFIVFSLVILIILCPYIPREPSSVPPREENSENDQGEVGEWLSIGNKSITLKDCRVLLKELENLEVYTFRLEKCLRKLPGGEQLPLPSKPRPPEQVVQTRPLKSSLARETPHAGRWRQEPHFPQPERANAAGCTRHQNPRHSHGRRTPDIHEQLGIS; this is encoded by the exons ATGCCCAGGGCTCAGTTGCCTGAGGACAGCAGTGCAGTTGACATGGATATTCTCTTTCCTCTGGACAGTGTTACTGAGACAGAGCTGTGCCCCAGCCCCATTCCCCAGATCATCCATTTCGTCCTCTTCATTGTGTTTAGCCTGGTGATCCTGATCATCTTATGCCCCTACATTCCCAGGGAGCCATCCTCAGTGCCTCCCAGAGAGGAGAATAGCGAGAAT GATCAAGGTGAAGTGGGGGAATGGCTCAGCATCGGAAATAAATCTATCACTTTGAAAG ATTGCAGAGTTCTCTTGAAAGAACTGGAGAACCTTGAGGTCTACACTTTCCGGCTGGAAAA GTGCCTGAGGAAGCTCCCTGGGGGAGAGCAGCTTCCACTGCCTTCTAAGCCGAGACCGCCTGAGCAAGTTGTTCAGACGAGGCCCTTGAAGAGTTCACTGGCCAG GGAGACGCCACATGCAGGCAGGTGGAGGCAGGAGCCGCACTTTCCTCAGCCTGAACGTGCCAACGCTGCTGGATGCACAAGACACCAAAATCCCAGACACTCCCATGGACGCCGCACACCCGACATCCACGAACAACTGGGAATCTCCTGA